Proteins encoded together in one Bactrocera neohumeralis isolate Rockhampton chromosome 4, APGP_CSIRO_Bneo_wtdbg2-racon-allhic-juicebox.fasta_v2, whole genome shotgun sequence window:
- the LOC126754497 gene encoding zinc finger protein 423 homolog isoform X2 — MAVKMLYRGPSSRLENLIEKIQATKEIGTSDIYSTQTSSNYSPSVSDGTLTPNSLQNLEHITPHLAHLQTMQYFPQQRSDGGVKQNESQSKRVNIDGNEMGGNEDAKPAEKSSAETLNTAKLEEGNVNSNIQHKRQVRLHRQHLYHHGEYHTAKLVTKLRKIERVATKFDKLTGDGIKGSNVDGSYQCQFCEKSFPRLGYLKKHEQSHAEHLPFKCEYCARLFKHKRSRDRHTKLHTGDRRYRCPHCEAAFSRSDHLKIHMKTHDNQKPFQCTVCNRGYNTAAALTSHMQNHKKQATILSAGGNPQALNYSPRSSGSVSSGGSLQKRSYGASLITGDSKTNRVDHPKRPSTVNLLTCNYCSKSKFISVEQFNEHISSNHSNELFSVKKPAPQLAISNAISDINPFQLSCEYCTREFGNLPALFQHIRIAHVDRLTSPNSYFEHFNRLAACGTFSPRLVSDKTVERELIMVNESNIKLEPLLPSANVHAEKQEDEPTDLSQNNRRSSTALPMPEESLQPDMFFCNQCNAGLPDFDTFRNHLKTHITQDLNLICHHCGLALQEQSEHERHVISHYLITSSEYICAGNKCDKSHSKPEELQAHMFEQHAIPMFKCSVCSELFESKMAIQMHFACTHSIETKIFRCTACMEIFRSEIEFSTHVKSHHPGLNRPIPNSLQCMFCRTICSNELEMHFHLAAHARQFQCPSCPETFHVEFLLDRHMQNHHTDNNRETLSSNGTYEEVSTSSNMPSQMNSLYMNSLINKAPQMPISSQNNNTSVLDYNIAFAAHLNKSIFPGSHEAATTLTNGKFYNALQVDTDTVKHPDLIYGLSRRYFDTSRTLIEMYAQHKIEKPKNVENYYNRPKQHHLKSQTDSNRIRSPVESIIPTSISSNSSKGYSCDICERNDFRSEGEVNSHRKIVHNIKTGVSLRCAYCSGNFKSRTELEHHMRTCHNSTGKHKCLICDEIFPSPAILAEHKLQHSKVGQSGKCSHCSKPLDDVAAFKAHLSEHNIESQLPMQCICCRQSLHSDFEISLHAQFHTKSSNVPESVCALCLESIPNPINGEAKVCDKCCRKHKLGAHFKGQRLLNVPYEPSSEACRSTLKVESRCNICKLILPCTQKLQEHLVEHTFAGCEERGFNCYICSAVFTAPSGLLSHMHEHGLQSRPYDCNLCSEKFFFRTELEHHLLSHEKRDLLESKNKEKCENKFSFLKEVDNSASHLTEVKREILPVDDKIIAGEEDEYIEIEKVTDVHQTYNNAKQTFVTRKEGLPMEELNQNCAEENRI; from the exons ATGGCTGTAAAGATGCTCTATCGAGGGCCAAGTTCAagacttgaaaatttaattgaaaagatACAGGCTACAAAGGAAATTGGAACTTCAG atATATACTCAACGCAAACATCCTCAAACTATTCACCGTCTGTGTCGGATGGCACCTTAACACCAAATTCATTACAAAATCTTGAACACATAACGCCACATCTTGCACATCTACAAACCATGCAATACTTTCCGCAGCAGCGTTCAGACGGAGGTGTTAAACAAAACGAAAGTCAAAGTAAACGAGTTAATATTGACGGAAACGAAATGGGAGGTAATGAAGATGCCAAACCAGCagaaaaaagttctgcggaGACACTTAACACGGCTAAACTTGAAGAAGGCAATGTTAACTCGAATATTCAACACAAACGACAAGTGCGCCTTCATCGCCAGCACCTTTACCACCATGGAGAGTATCACACTGCGAAGCTTGTTACAAAACTGAGAAAAATCGAAAGAGTCGCGACAAAGTTTGATAAGTTGACAGGAGATGGCATTAAGGGAAGCAACGTTGATGGGTCTTATCAATGTCAGTTCTGTGAAAAATCATTTCCGCGGCttggttatttaaaaaaacacgaACAG agTCATGCCGAACATCTACCTTTCAAATGTGAATATTGCGCTAGACTTTTCAAACATAAAAGGTCTAGAGATCGCCATACCAAGCTACATACTGGGGATCGACGATACCGTTGTCCACACTGCGAGGCAGCTTTCTCTCGAAG tgATCAtctaaaaattcatatgaaaacCCACGATAATCAGAAACCGTTCCAATGCACGGTATGCAATCGTGGCTATAATACAGCTGCAGCATTAACTTCGCATATGCAAAACCACAAGAAACAAGCAACCATTTTATCGGCAGGGGGAAACCCTCAAGCTCTTAATTACAGTCCTCGATCAAGTGGATCGGTATCAAGTGGTGGAAGTTTACAAAAAAGGAGCTATGGCGCATCATTGATTACCGGTGATAGTAAAACAAATCGAGTGGACCATCCGAAACGACCCAGCACAGTCAATCTGCTGACGTGTAATTATTGCTCCAAGTCCAAGTTTATTTCTGTTGAGCAGTTTAATGAACATATTAGCTCGAATCATAGCAATGAATTATTTTCCGTAAAGAAACCGGCTCCACAGCTTGCTATAAGTAACGCTATTTCGGATATAAACCCGTTCCAGCTGAGTTGTGAATATTGCACTAGAGAGTTTGGAAACCTTCCAGCTTTATTTCAACATATACGGATCGCACATGTCGATCGATTGACCAGTCCCAATTCATATTTTGAACATTTCAATCGTTTGGCTGCATGTGGTACTTTTAGTCCTCGTTTGGTAAGTGACAAAACAGTTGAAAGGGAACTCATCATGGTAAATGAGAGTAATATAAAGCTAGAGCCACTTTTACCTTCAGCAAACGTCCATGCTGAAAAACAAGAGGATGAGCCCACTGATCTTAGTCAAAATAATCGACGTTCATCAACTGCGCTCCCAATGCCAGAAGAGTCTCTCCAGCCAGATATGTTTTTTTGCAATCAATGTAATGCTGGATTACCAGATTTTGATACGTTTCGAAACCACTTAAAAACACATATAACGCAAGACTTAAACCTTATATGTCATCATTGTGGTTTGGCTCTACAAGAACAATCAGAACACGAACGGCATGTGATTTCACATTATTTAATAACAAGCTCTGAATATATTTGTGCAGGCAACAAGTGTGACAAATCTCATTCAAAACCGGAGGAACTTCAAGCTCACATGTTTGAGCAGCACGCAATCCCTATGTTCAAGTGTTCTGTGTGCTCCGAACTATTTGAGTCAAAAATGGCAATTCAGATGCATTTTGCTTGTACACATTCCATTGAAACTAAAATATTCCGTTGCACAGCCTGTATGGAAATATTTCGATCTGAAATAGAGTTTAGTACGCACGTCAAATCACATCATCCTGGTCTTAATAGACCGATACCCAATTCCCTTCAATGCATGTTTTGCCGCACTATCTGTTCAAATGAATTAGAGATGCATTTTCATTTAGCTGCACATGCTCGCCAATTCCAGTGCCCTTCATGCCCGGAAACATTTCATGTAGAATTTCTTTTAGATCGACATATGCAAAATCATCACACAGACAATAATCGAGAAACATTGTCTTCGAACGGAACATACGAAGAAGTATCAACATCATCAAATATGCCGAGTCAAATGAACTCTCTTTATATGAATTCCTTAATAAACAAAGCCCCACAAATGCCTATTTCTTCGCAAAATAACAATACTAGCGTTCTTGACTACAATATTGCTTTTGCGGCACATCTTAATAAAAGCATTTTTCCTGGTTCCCATGAGGCTGCGACTACATTGACCAATGGCAAGTTTTACAATGCTTTGCAAGTGGATACAGATACCGTGAAACATCCCGATCTCATATACGGCCTTAGTCGACGGTATTTTGACACAAGCCGGACATTGATAGAGATGTATGCACAGCATAAAAtagagaaaccaaaaaatgtggaaaactATTACAACAGACCGAAACAACATCATTTAAAATCTCAAACAGATTCAAACCGAATACGATCACCCGTAGAGTCAATAATTCCAACTTCCATTTCTTCGAACTCTTCAAAGGGTTATAGCTGTGATATTTGCGAACGTAATGATTTCCGATCAGAAGGAGAAGTTAATTCACATCGTAAAATCGTTCATAACATAAAAACGGGTGTTAGTCTACGCTGCGCTTATTGCTCAGGAAATTTTAAGTCACGCACTGAGTTGGAACATCACATGAGAACTTGTCATAATTCTACCGGTAAACACAAATGTCTCATTTGTGATGAAATTTTCCCCTCGCCAGCTATATTGGCAGAACACAAATTGCAACATTCCAAGGTTGGTCAATCCGGAAAATGTTCTCACTGCAGCAAACCATTGGACGATGTTGCAGCGTTTAAAGCACATCTCAGTGAGCACAACATTGAGAGTCAGCTTCCCATGCAATGTATCTGCTGCCGACAATCGCTTCACTCCGATTTTGAAATCAGTTTGCATGCTCA gttCCATACTAAATCTTCCAACGTTCCAGAAAGTGTATGTGCCCTTTGCTTAGAGTCTATTCCGAACCCGATTAACGGAGAAGCAAAAGTTTGTGACAAATGCTGCCGGAAACACAAACTTGGCGCACATTTTAAAGGCCAAAGGTTACTTAATGTCCCTTATGAACCAAGTTCCGAAGCTTGCCGAAGCACATTGAAGGTTGAAAGTCGTTGTAATATCTGCAAATTGATTCTACCATGCACCCAAAAACTCCAAGAACATTTAGTCGAACACACATTTGCTGGTTGTGAAGAGCGAGGCTTTAATTGCTATATATGCTCTGCTGTGTTTACTGCTCCAAGTGGTTTGCTATCCCACATGCATGAGCATGGATTGCAGAGCAGGCCCTACGACTGTAATCTATGTagcgaaaagttttttttccgaACGGAACTTGAGCATCATTTACTGAGCCATGAGAAGCGGGACCTGCTTGAgtctaaaaataaagaaaaatgtgagaacaaattttcgtttcttAAAGAAGTCGATAACTCTGCGTCCCATCTGACTGAAGTTAAAAGGGAAATACTTCCGGTTGATGATAAAATCATAGCAGGCGAAGAGGATGAGTATATCGAAATAGAAAAAGTTACTGATGTCCATCAGACATATAATAATGCAAAGCAAACTTTTGTCACACGTAAAGAAGGCTTACCAATGGAAGAATTAAACCAAAACTGTGCCGAAGAAAAccgtatttaa